A region of the Bacillota bacterium genome:
GTGCTCCTGCCCAACGTGGGGATGGGCGGTAAACAGGTGCTTCGGACGCGTCCGAAGGCATACGTCGATCCGACCCTGCGCAATGCGGTCCTGATGCAGGGAGAGGATGCACTGACCGACGCGACCGCGCTGGGTCACCTGGTCGAGTCCGCGGTCGTTCTCCACACGCTGGCGTATGCCCGGCCGTACCGCCCATGGGCCGGGTATTGGAGAGACGGCGCGACTCAGCGTGAGATCGATCTCGTCCTTCGCTTTCCCGGATCGACCGCCCTGTTGGAGGTCAAGTACCAGGCGGACTCGACCCTCCGCTCGAGCGACGGCCTGCTCTCCTACCAATGCGGGGAGTCCACGTGCCGCCGGTGGCTCATCACGCGGCGCGCCGAAGACGCCGGCGTGGATCCCAACACCGGGGTCCTGCGCCTGCCCGCGTTTGCGTACCTCTACGCCATTGGTGCGCTTATCGCGTGAGCCGCCGAGCCTGCAGCCGGAGCCAGGCTCAAGCCGACCGTTAAAGCCCATAGTGCATCCGCGCAAAGCCGGGAAAATCCCTGCGGTCACGAGAAGGAGTATAGCTCCGCCTGCCGAACGCGCCTGCTGTGATGCAGATGTAACGCACATGTGTTTACCGTTGGGGCTACACAGTGGCTGCCACCGTTCGCCACCTGGCCTTCAATCCGGAGCCATCCCGCCGTGCCGACGTTCAGGCCGTGCCGCTGCTCGGAGCCCTGGGCGATTCCCGGCCGGAGTTTCGCTCTAATGACCTGGCCCGTGACTTCGCCGCAGCTTTCCTGGGGGAGTGGCAGCCCCTCGACTTGCCGTTTCTGGTGGACCGCCAGATGGTCAGGGAGGCCTTGCTCCGTGACCGCGCCCTCCGGCCGGCCGTCTCCCTGTGGGAGCGCCTCGACCTAGCCATCGTCGGTATTGGGTCCAGCATCGCGCGCTCGCCACTTTTGTGCACGCCGCACTTCGACAAGGCCGACATCATGGAGATGGAACGGCTCGGCATCGTGGGCGACGTTCTCTCCCGCTTCTTCGACGCTCGAGGAGCCATCCCGCCCTTGCCCTTTTGCAGCCGCCTCATCGGGATCGACCTTTCGCTTCTGCGGCCCGGCCCGCTGGTGGTGGGCGTCGCTGGCGGGCTGGAGAAGACCACCTCCATCCTGGGAGCGCTCAGGGGCCGCTTCGTGGACCTCCTGGTAACAGACGAACGCACCGCTCGCGCCATTCTCAAGCAACCGGAGGCACCATCGGTCGCCTCGTCAGCACGCGAAGCCGCCGCCTATGCGCCGAGGGCAGGTGAAGTCGGTGCCGCTTCTCATCGGCCGCCTGCCGGCTGCCACAGGTGCTTCGGGCTATCGGAGACAGAACAGAAAGGAGCGTGGCCTGCCTTGCGAGCAGCGTGTCTTGTAGGTAGGGAGCGAATCGAACTTCAGCAGCGACCCGTGCCGGAGCCCGGTCCAGGGGAAGTACGGGTGCGGCCTGTGGCCGTTGGCGTTTGCGGCTCGGACATGCACGCCTTCTTGGGCGAGCATCCCTTCGTCCATCCGCCCATCGTGCTCGGTCACGAGGTCGGTGCGGTTGTTGACGAGGTCGGACCGGGGGTCGGCGGGCTTCAGGTAGGACAGCAGGTTACCATTGAACCCAACCTTGTATGCGGCCGGTGTTACAACTGCCGCAACGGCCGCTACAACATCTGCGAGCGCCTCCGGGTCATTGGATGTGTGGGCTATGACGGGGCGATGGCCGAGTATCTCGTCGTGCCTGCCGGCAAGATAGTCCCCGTTCCTGCCAGCTGGCCTGTCGAGCGTGCAGCCCTGGTGGAGCCGACGGCTGTCGGCGTGCACGCCGTACGCCAGGGATTGCTCCAGCCCGGTCAGGATGTACTCGTGCTCGGCGCCGGCATCATCGGGTTGGTCACCGCCCAGGCAGCCAGGGCTCTGGGCGCGAGCCGGGTACTGATCGCCGATCCTATCGATGCCCGGCTGGAGCGGGCGCGCTCGCTGGGTCTTCCCGAAACCCTCAACAACGAGCGTATCGACCTGCGGCAGGCCGTGCGCGAGCGATTCGGTGAAAAGGGCGCCGACCTCATCTTCGACTGCGTTGGTATCCAGCCGACGCTCGACGCGGCGGTCGAGGCCGCCCGCAAGGGCACCCGGATTGTGATGGTGGGGGTACCGGCAGGGCGCCTTTCCGTTGACATGGCTTTGGTGCAAGATCGCGAGCTGGAGATCGTCGGCACGCTCATGTATCGTAAGGAGGATTACCAAACCGCCATTGAGCTGATGGATCGAGAAGCGATCAAGGTGGATCCTCTCGTGACTCACCGTTTCCCGCTGGATCGGGTCATGGAGGCGTTCGACGTGGCCGTCCACCAGAAGAAGGATGCCTTGAAGGTAATGATCCTCGGCCAGTAGCTGAAGCACGCCAGAGATTTTGCAGGGCTTTGGGACCGAAAGGCGGGGTGCCGGCCAGTGAAAGCCGTTCAATTCGAGAGCATAGGACACATTCGGGTTACCGAGCTCCCCGACCCCGGACCTGGACCTGGCGAGGTGCTGATCAGGGTAGCCGCGTCGGGCATTTGCCATACGGAC
Encoded here:
- a CDS encoding sugar-binding domain-containing protein, encoding MAATVRHLAFNPEPSRRADVQAVPLLGALGDSRPEFRSNDLARDFAAAFLGEWQPLDLPFLVDRQMVREALLRDRALRPAVSLWERLDLAIVGIGSSIARSPLLCTPHFDKADIMEMERLGIVGDVLSRFFDARGAIPPLPFCSRLIGIDLSLLRPGPLVVGVAGGLEKTTSILGALRGRFVDLLVTDERTARAILKQPEAPSVASSAREAAAYAPRAGEVGAASHRPPAGCHRCFGLSETEQKGAWPALRAACLVGRERIELQQRPVPEPGPGEVRVRPVAVGVCGSDMHAFLGEHPFVHPPIVLGHEVGAVVDEVGPGVGGLQVGQQVTIEPNLVCGRCYNCRNGRYNICERLRVIGCVGYDGAMAEYLVVPAGKIVPVPASWPVERAALVEPTAVGVHAVRQGLLQPGQDVLVLGAGIIGLVTAQAARALGASRVLIADPIDARLERARSLGLPETLNNERIDLRQAVRERFGEKGADLIFDCVGIQPTLDAAVEAARKGTRIVMVGVPAGRLSVDMALVQDRELEIVGTLMYRKEDYQTAIELMDREAIKVDPLVTHRFPLDRVMEAFDVAVHQKKDALKVMILGQ